The Kutzneria kofuensis genome includes the window ACCGGCGGCATCGTCACCGTCAAGGAGCAGTGGGCGCCGGTGCTGGTGCAGGCCCGCCGGCTGGGCATGGCCGGCATCGTCACCGAGATGCCCGGCGTCGGCGAGAACACCGTCGGCTACGACGAGTCGAGCTGGCAGATGTTCGGCTCCGTGCTGGACGCGGTGGCCGACCGGGCGCTCGTCGACCGGACCTACGCGATCGCGCTGAGCTTCAGCGGCACGATGATGTTGCGCCACGCGGTGGCGGACCGCCGGATCAGGGGCGTGGTCACGGCCGGGGCGCCGGTCAGCACGTTCTTCACCGACCACGACTGGCACCGGACCCTCCCCCGCGTCACCCTGGACACGCTCGCGCACCTGGTGGACGCGCCGGCGGAGGTCGCGGTGGAGAAGATGCGCGGGCACGCGTTGACCGCCGAACAGCTCGCGTCGCTGGACATTCCGGTGCACTGCATCGTCAGCCGCCGGGACGAGATCATCCCCGACGGCGACATCCAGCACCTTCGGGACAATCTCCGCCACCTGCGCACCGTCGAGAACGACGACGTGCACGGCTCTCCCAACCACGTGAC containing:
- a CDS encoding alpha/beta hydrolase, translated to MNDIAELKRFAVVHARAQNIPDYRDLLDRITTDDGDGPGSWAGEWTRAGRALEDRGELLAACRRYAMARFPYVDGPARQNALDRCVGAFDLWRSDLGHVQRLDVPHRGGRVRCWASGLSTGRRRPLLLITGGIVTVKEQWAPVLVQARRLGMAGIVTEMPGVGENTVGYDESSWQMFGSVLDAVADRALVDRTYAIALSFSGTMMLRHAVADRRIRGVVTAGAPVSTFFTDHDWHRTLPRVTLDTLAHLVDAPAEVAVEKMRGHALTAEQLASLDIPVHCIVSRRDEIIPDGDIQHLRDNLRHLRTVENDDVHGSPNHVTESRLWTAASVLRMRGGRSVQRFVIEALLRVVRSRGRRP